One part of the Nostoc sp. PCC 7120 = FACHB-418 genome encodes these proteins:
- a CDS encoding contractile injection system tape measure protein, which translates to MTQQRHIIGRTVLELNTGQLADVWSLQEDMSRLLQQQGIPAMAQLFEQLVAADEVVRLDQVVVDLGVIHPQFIQDEFIPKLISAVNQTLRDYLANRLTTKTNSPILSQNRSAADWEILLYFLRYGRLPWWVEANNWQQWIPRWQAAIQNETTWQQPLRELLATNPQVRQRLVSQFPESFCHQLVLQLQPTWIDWSTLLTQGQQIIQALSLNQNGDRLQWAECHRFYEFLNTQAWLLLLAEIPQTSSSTRPLPKTVWIRNWLTILVQTWQQQATITPEASPNQSQITPTTPEPNESQTQLPDSGIYQRLRTILATIPTNSRTPWLTTLNQILPPAPETTTSTNLNDPLRKPQIPSALRNSISSPKATPESNNQHQQIDSQNNPQTSILSPEEEITGIYINQAGLVLLHPFLHIYLNDVALVDQESFRDESAQQTAIYLLHYLATRQTDAPEYELVLPKLLCGWPLNQAIACNIDLPTTALNEAEHLLQTAIDYWQALKNTSPDGLREGFLQREGKLTRNDNGAWKLQIERQSIDILLSRLPWGLNIVKFPWMEDMLIVDWI; encoded by the coding sequence ATGACACAACAACGCCACATCATCGGACGAACCGTACTGGAGCTAAATACTGGGCAACTAGCTGATGTCTGGAGCTTGCAAGAAGATATGAGTCGCTTATTGCAACAACAGGGCATACCAGCAATGGCACAACTTTTTGAACAGTTGGTAGCAGCTGATGAGGTGGTGCGATTGGATCAAGTGGTTGTAGATTTAGGCGTTATTCATCCTCAATTTATTCAAGATGAATTTATACCTAAATTAATCAGTGCTGTGAACCAAACGCTAAGAGATTATCTAGCGAATCGCCTAACTACTAAGACAAATTCCCCAATACTCAGCCAAAATCGGAGTGCGGCAGATTGGGAGATATTGTTATATTTTTTACGGTATGGTCGCTTACCTTGGTGGGTAGAGGCTAATAACTGGCAACAGTGGATACCCCGTTGGCAAGCAGCCATACAAAATGAAACGACATGGCAGCAACCTTTACGAGAATTGCTAGCCACAAATCCGCAAGTCAGACAGCGCTTGGTTTCCCAGTTCCCAGAAAGCTTTTGCCATCAGTTAGTCTTGCAATTGCAACCCACTTGGATTGATTGGTCTACTCTACTCACCCAAGGACAACAAATTATCCAAGCGTTGAGTTTAAATCAAAATGGCGATCGCCTACAGTGGGCTGAATGCCATCGCTTCTATGAGTTCCTCAACACACAAGCTTGGCTGTTACTACTAGCAGAAATCCCTCAAACTAGCTCCTCAACAAGACCCTTACCCAAGACTGTGTGGATACGCAACTGGCTAACTATTCTCGTCCAAACTTGGCAACAGCAAGCCACCATCACACCCGAAGCATCCCCAAACCAATCTCAAATTACTCCTACCACCCCCGAACCCAATGAATCACAAACACAACTACCCGATTCCGGGATATATCAACGGTTGCGAACTATCCTAGCCACAATCCCCACCAACTCCAGAACACCTTGGCTAACAACACTCAACCAAATTCTACCCCCAGCACCTGAAACCACAACCTCAACAAACCTCAACGACCCTTTGCGTAAACCTCAGATCCCCTCTGCGTTGAGAAACTCAATATCCTCTCCCAAAGCCACACCCGAATCAAACAACCAACATCAACAAATCGATTCTCAAAACAACCCGCAAACTTCCATCTTGTCACCAGAAGAAGAAATCACCGGTATCTACATCAATCAAGCTGGCTTAGTCCTACTGCACCCATTTCTGCACATATATCTCAACGATGTCGCACTAGTAGACCAAGAAAGCTTCCGTGACGAATCAGCACAGCAAACGGCAATTTATCTCTTACATTACCTAGCAACTCGCCAAACCGATGCCCCCGAATATGAGTTGGTATTACCGAAATTACTTTGTGGCTGGCCATTAAATCAAGCGATCGCCTGTAACATTGATTTACCCACCACCGCCTTAAATGAAGCTGAACATCTATTACAAACAGCGATCGATTACTGGCAAGCCCTAAAAAATACCAGCCCCGACGGTCTACGCGAAGGCTTTTTACAGCGCGAAGGCAAACTCACCCGTAACGATAATGGTGCGTGGAAACTCCAGATTGAGCGTCAATCCATTGATATCCTTCTCAGTCGTCTACCGTGGGGACTGAACATAGTTAAATTCCCTTGGATGGAAGATATGCTGATAGTAGATTGGATTTGA
- a CDS encoding TonB-dependent receptor plug domain-containing protein, which yields MRKSFFWLPVAFPSLFLAFPALGSDTEITQTVDNSDIPYLSEIELPTTSAELLTQSTPGDLNPEGEPSEQPEIEETSSDDADITIEAIAEPETLPASTPTYVIDQEEIQKQGATSVADVLKRMPGFAINDVGHGADIHTGTYYRGASINQSVFLINGRRINNDVNTYHGATDLNSIPVESIERVELSSGVTSALYGSSAFGGVVNIITKKGYPQPKLTSSLEFGSLNLNNQQFSYSGAVGAATYNFSFERYFVDNRYRVPVGAANRDSQGFLSNADTSTSTYFGNIGLDLDQRNSLSLDITKLSSRRGLVYFGFPLQRDRLDHDGLNIGLSWKTRLGNGNNSNLTTTFGYNQNYFSTYGPTVFAGREFYRTGVLDTQQFTGRIDHDWRISPNNKLRWGLDLKNTDLSGDVLSSSPNRIAFNETENRNVLNTALFAVNTWNLSNSFQLDLGLRQSFDGQFGNYLNPSVGLRYDITPLIAMRGSWAGGQRNPGLDQLYVYDTVHGWEANPDLEPETGSSWTAGVDVKLADNLTGQFTYFGSSLNNRLGIVAGRWANIGLVDTNGLEAALQLKVAANWSTFLNYTYTDAQIKTGSERGLQLGMIPYSVLQTGVGYQNSGWQANLYVTYNSGARRAFFTRPGETTTDFVPSFVNLDLSGRIPLTRTLGLTVYLENLLGEQYERVNRIYSPGFTFRLGLSSSI from the coding sequence GTGAGAAAGAGCTTTTTTTGGCTGCCTGTTGCTTTTCCTAGTTTATTTTTAGCATTTCCGGCTTTGGGTAGTGATACGGAAATTACTCAAACAGTAGATAATTCTGATATTCCGTATTTGAGTGAAATTGAGTTACCCACCACCAGTGCTGAATTATTAACTCAATCGACACCAGGGGACTTAAATCCAGAGGGTGAACCTAGCGAACAGCCGGAAATTGAGGAAACTTCTAGTGACGATGCAGATATTACCATAGAAGCGATCGCCGAACCAGAAACCCTGCCAGCATCTACTCCCACTTACGTCATTGACCAAGAAGAAATTCAAAAACAAGGTGCTACCAGTGTCGCTGATGTCTTAAAAAGAATGCCTGGTTTTGCCATTAATGATGTTGGTCATGGTGCAGATATACACACAGGTACTTATTATCGGGGAGCCTCAATTAATCAGTCTGTATTTCTTATAAATGGCAGACGAATTAACAATGATGTCAACACATATCATGGTGCAACTGACCTGAATAGCATTCCTGTAGAATCTATTGAGCGTGTCGAATTATCTAGCGGTGTGACCTCTGCTTTATATGGTTCCTCCGCTTTTGGAGGAGTGGTTAATATCATCACCAAAAAAGGTTATCCACAACCTAAACTGACAAGTAGTTTAGAATTTGGCTCACTCAATCTCAATAATCAACAGTTTAGTTATAGTGGGGCAGTTGGTGCGGCGACTTATAATTTTAGTTTTGAGCGGTACTTTGTTGATAACCGTTATCGTGTGCCTGTAGGTGCAGCAAATCGTGACTCCCAAGGGTTTTTATCAAATGCAGATACATCTACTAGCACCTATTTTGGCAATATTGGTTTAGATTTAGATCAAAGAAACTCTTTAAGTTTAGATATCACTAAACTCAGCAGTCGTAGAGGCTTAGTTTATTTCGGATTTCCCCTACAAAGAGATAGATTAGACCATGATGGTTTAAATATTGGTTTATCTTGGAAAACTCGCCTCGGTAATGGCAATAACTCTAACCTGACAACTACATTTGGTTATAACCAAAATTATTTCAGCACCTACGGCCCTACAGTTTTTGCAGGTAGAGAATTTTATCGCACTGGTGTTTTAGATACACAACAATTCACTGGTAGGATTGATCATGATTGGAGAATTTCTCCAAATAATAAGTTGCGTTGGGGACTAGATTTAAAAAATACTGATTTAAGTGGCGATGTTTTAAGCTCTAGTCCGAATCGGATTGCGTTTAACGAAACTGAAAATAGAAACGTATTAAATACAGCTTTATTTGCTGTGAATACATGGAATCTGAGTAATAGTTTTCAGTTAGATTTAGGACTGAGACAAAGTTTTGATGGTCAGTTTGGCAATTATCTTAATCCTAGTGTGGGGCTACGTTACGACATCACACCATTAATTGCTATGCGTGGTAGTTGGGCTGGAGGACAGCGCAACCCAGGTTTAGATCAGTTATATGTTTATGATACAGTTCATGGTTGGGAAGCAAACCCAGATTTAGAGCCGGAGACAGGTTCCTCTTGGACTGCGGGGGTAGATGTCAAGCTTGCTGATAATTTAACAGGGCAGTTTACCTATTTTGGCAGCAGTCTGAATAATCGCTTAGGAATTGTGGCTGGAAGATGGGCAAATATTGGCTTAGTAGATACCAATGGTTTAGAAGCCGCACTGCAATTAAAAGTTGCCGCTAACTGGTCAACTTTTCTCAACTACACTTATACAGATGCCCAAATTAAGACAGGTTCAGAAAGAGGTTTACAGTTGGGAATGATTCCCTATTCTGTATTACAAACTGGCGTAGGTTATCAAAACTCAGGATGGCAGGCTAATTTGTATGTTACCTACAATAGTGGCGCTCGTAGAGCTTTTTTCACCCGACCAGGTGAGACAACTACCGATTTCGTCCCGTCTTTTGTCAATTTAGATTTGAGTGGTCGTATTCCCTTAACTCGTACTTTAGGACTAACAGTTTACTTGGAAAATTTACTAGGTGAACAATATGAGCGAGTGAATCGAATTTATAGTCCTGGGTTTACTTTTCGCTTGGGTTTAAGTTCGAGTATTTAA
- a CDS encoding FAD-dependent oxidoreductase: MLQNLQPLTHNLVLVGGGHTHAIVLRMFGMKPLSGVRLTLITPDVETPYSGMLPGHISGVYNRDECHINLQRLANFAQAQLSIDTVVDLDVKNHKVICASHQAVDFDLLSIDIGSTPATISVSGAAEYAVPAKPVSQLLEHWYQMLDSVVQKPQIKRSIAIAGGGAGGVELALSMQAHLHRILKQAQQPLSNLEIHLFHRQAQLMSHHHPSVQHQVKQILTRRGVKLHLRETVSHIAPSTDNQDEELLEIQCESGIKVNCHQIFWVTQASAPQWLKATGLATDERGFILVEDTLQSPTHPEVFASGDIATMINHPRPKAGVFAVRQGKPLFDNLRRKLTGQALKPYKPQQQYLSLIGTGDKRAIATKGCITLPPHQLCWQWKDWLDRRFMQQF; the protein is encoded by the coding sequence ATGCTGCAAAATTTACAGCCGCTTACGCATAATTTAGTACTAGTTGGTGGAGGTCACACTCATGCTATTGTACTCAGAATGTTTGGCATGAAACCTCTATCTGGAGTACGTTTAACTTTAATCACCCCAGATGTTGAAACACCATACTCTGGAATGTTACCAGGACATATTTCCGGTGTTTACAACCGTGATGAATGCCATATTAACTTGCAAAGATTAGCTAACTTTGCTCAAGCGCAATTGTCTATTGATACAGTAGTTGACCTGGATGTGAAAAACCACAAAGTGATTTGTGCGAGCCATCAGGCGGTAGATTTCGACTTGCTGTCTATCGATATTGGCAGCACTCCAGCCACAATATCTGTATCCGGTGCAGCAGAATATGCAGTGCCGGCTAAACCAGTGTCGCAATTACTAGAACATTGGTATCAGATGCTAGATAGTGTAGTTCAAAAACCGCAAATCAAAAGGAGTATTGCGATCGCAGGCGGTGGTGCAGGTGGTGTAGAATTAGCCCTATCAATGCAAGCGCATCTGCACCGCATCTTAAAACAAGCCCAACAACCCCTGAGTAATCTGGAAATTCATTTATTTCATCGCCAAGCCCAACTGATGTCCCATCATCACCCATCAGTCCAACATCAAGTCAAACAAATTCTCACCAGACGCGGTGTCAAGCTTCACTTGAGGGAAACAGTTTCTCATATTGCACCATCTACCGACAACCAAGACGAAGAACTATTAGAAATTCAATGTGAATCTGGCATCAAAGTAAACTGCCATCAAATTTTTTGGGTAACCCAAGCCTCAGCCCCCCAGTGGTTAAAAGCCACAGGGTTAGCCACTGATGAGCGAGGCTTTATTTTAGTTGAGGACACATTACAATCGCCAACACACCCAGAGGTATTTGCATCTGGTGACATCGCCACAATGATTAATCATCCCCGCCCAAAAGCAGGGGTATTTGCTGTCCGCCAAGGTAAACCCTTATTCGACAACCTCAGGCGGAAATTAACGGGACAAGCACTCAAACCTTACAAACCACAGCAACAATATTTAAGTTTAATTGGTACAGGTGACAAAAGAGCGATCGCTACCAAAGGTTGTATCACTTTACCACCCCATCAATTATGCTGGCAATGGAAGGACTGGCTTGACCGTCGCTTTATGCAGCAATTTTGA
- a CDS encoding eCIS core domain-containing protein, whose translation MKTAETKTTSHQHQGNSAKPFFDANHEQKFFGAGIVQTKLFFQPQYTSSELGIQRQCRDCGIEQQGQPLPQIQRQPIFESENVETQSHLQRQATTSDTAPVTYLQPQEEATPELEETSGDLASPVIQSKGDGSIPPGDGDNSFRSDTETPFFQAKLTVGEPGDRYEKEAEAIAHQVVSQPQPSQQPTTHPAVTQLQRANNEQPGSPIPTNLESRLQQAQSSGTPLDTQTRLNMEAGFGADFSQVRVHTGQDAASLARSLGAVAFTTGNHIFFNTNQYQPASATGRNLLAHELTHTLQQDAAIQRQPAVSSTSHTVQMLPESIIGQINDYARYIPGYTLFTVVIGFNPLTGNAVERNASNLLEGLMGLVPFGTFIFDKLREMGILQSAFTWVEGELGRLDLSVGRIERTLEAAWEDIHLVAGFDDNLAVLRQNFQQLYQDVEAFARSLINQIIQLIKDAAINLAEGLLANNQAWALIKKILKHDPLRNQPVAATTVEILEDFLRLIGKEQELEQMQERGTLEQTAAWLDTQVGTFISLLGELGSLFTSAWDAIQPENLPNLSTNLESIINQTIGFLQRVWDFAITVAAKVLELIKQALLGWLSSFAIDIPGYHLLTVIMGKDIFTEQSVPRTVINIIRGFMSLLPNGEQKFQQMQETGVIPRAAQRIEALMGELGISWPFVQELFLNIWNTLTIEDMVTPIDTFIRVLEQFREPLNRLLTFVIEVVKIVLELLLEIMNFPSDIIGNIMNNALQALDDIQQDPVGFLLNLLRAVKTGFTNFFDNILQHLLSGVTDWLFGQVRKAGIEPPTEITLESILNLVLQVLGVSMDRIWSKLGDRIGQENVARIRGAIDRLSGIWNFVRDVQQRGIAAIWEYIQTQISNLWNMVLEQVRSWIVSRIIDRVIAKIVSMLDPTGIMAVVNSFIAFFNAVQSAIEYFREILEIVDSFVGMVAEIASGSIDQAAQFLENLLAQSLPVAIGFLANQVGLGNIGDKLQEIIAGIQGLIDQALDWLIDRAVNLGQGLLNAIGLGEDNLEETTGEPDTPESQALKQEVALAVQQAFAEEHTGAETESIIARIRSQFQAQGLDDLFLEPNSNGTGFILYAKASPKYPLGIFQKEANMTQAESEQMLHSAIRLTLVDSIGFNRQNIPLVESTEKNIGRGGEAWQPENLTTEIRAVTWNTSGANRRNNITHAERQFMNWITNPSQENVLLKLKKLEIQNINESPCGACSNQLAHLIREIREKQTSAGQVYLEEAHLYWTKRHLGESPTSASDITILRASGWTLHAPQNQLPIQGIEDSNLQELPGVLEYEPGFNPNDRAVVIHPPASSSSRSGGVRTRV comes from the coding sequence ATGAAAACCGCCGAAACCAAAACAACTTCTCATCAGCATCAAGGTAATTCTGCAAAGCCGTTTTTTGATGCCAATCATGAGCAGAAGTTCTTTGGGGCGGGAATAGTACAGACAAAACTATTTTTTCAACCACAATATACATCTTCAGAATTGGGAATTCAGCGTCAGTGCAGGGATTGTGGAATTGAGCAACAAGGACAACCCCTTCCACAGATTCAACGTCAACCAATTTTTGAAAGTGAGAATGTAGAGACACAATCTCATTTACAACGCCAAGCTACTACTAGTGATACTGCACCTGTTACCTATCTTCAACCGCAGGAAGAAGCAACACCAGAATTGGAGGAAACATCAGGTGATTTGGCTTCTCCGGTGATTCAGTCAAAAGGGGATGGAAGTATTCCTCCTGGGGATGGGGATAATTCGTTTCGCAGTGATACGGAAACCCCATTTTTTCAAGCGAAATTGACAGTAGGTGAGCCTGGCGATCGCTACGAAAAAGAAGCTGAGGCGATCGCTCATCAAGTCGTTTCCCAACCACAACCAAGCCAGCAACCAACTACTCATCCTGCGGTAACACAGCTTCAGCGCGCCAATAATGAACAGCCAGGCTCACCAATCCCCACCAACTTAGAAAGTCGGCTGCAACAAGCCCAAAGCAGTGGTACACCTTTAGATACCCAAACCCGCCTGAACATGGAAGCAGGCTTTGGCGCTGATTTCAGCCAAGTACGGGTTCACACAGGACAAGATGCAGCATCTCTGGCGCGATCGCTAGGGGCGGTGGCGTTCACCACTGGCAATCATATTTTCTTCAACACAAATCAATACCAACCCGCATCCGCGACTGGCAGAAATCTCCTGGCTCACGAATTAACACACACTTTGCAACAGGATGCAGCTATACAACGACAGCCAGCAGTATCATCAACCTCCCATACAGTCCAAATGTTGCCGGAATCTATAATAGGACAAATCAATGATTATGCTCGGTATATTCCTGGATATACATTGTTTACCGTCGTTATCGGCTTTAACCCCCTTACAGGTAACGCAGTAGAACGCAATGCCAGCAATCTCCTAGAAGGACTCATGGGACTAGTGCCTTTTGGCACGTTTATTTTCGATAAATTGCGGGAGATGGGTATTCTCCAGTCAGCATTTACTTGGGTAGAGGGAGAACTAGGACGCTTAGATTTATCCGTAGGTAGGATTGAGCGCACTTTAGAAGCCGCTTGGGAAGATATCCACTTGGTAGCAGGATTTGATGATAATTTGGCGGTATTGCGGCAAAATTTCCAGCAACTTTATCAAGATGTGGAAGCCTTTGCGCGATCGCTCATCAACCAAATCATTCAATTAATCAAAGATGCAGCCATTAACTTAGCAGAAGGTTTATTAGCTAATAATCAAGCCTGGGCTTTAATTAAAAAAATCCTCAAACATGACCCTCTCAGGAATCAACCAGTCGCCGCCACCACCGTAGAAATCCTGGAAGACTTTCTCCGCCTCATCGGTAAAGAGCAAGAACTAGAGCAAATGCAGGAACGGGGAACCCTGGAACAAACAGCAGCTTGGTTAGATACCCAAGTTGGCACATTTATATCATTATTAGGTGAATTAGGCAGTTTATTTACCTCCGCTTGGGATGCAATTCAACCAGAAAACTTGCCCAATCTCTCGACTAACTTAGAAAGTATTATCAACCAGACTATCGGCTTCCTACAACGGGTATGGGATTTCGCCATCACTGTAGCAGCCAAAGTACTAGAACTAATCAAACAAGCCCTACTTGGTTGGTTGAGTTCCTTCGCCATCGATATTCCTGGGTATCACTTGCTCACCGTGATTATGGGCAAAGATATTTTTACTGAGCAATCCGTACCCCGCACAGTGATAAATATCATTCGCGGCTTCATGAGCCTGTTACCAAACGGTGAACAGAAGTTTCAGCAGATGCAGGAAACTGGAGTGATTCCTCGCGCCGCCCAACGTATTGAAGCCCTGATGGGTGAATTGGGCATTTCTTGGCCGTTTGTGCAGGAGTTGTTCCTGAATATTTGGAACACCCTCACCATTGAAGATATGGTCACCCCCATCGATACATTTATTAGAGTTCTAGAGCAATTCCGCGAACCCCTGAATCGTCTCCTCACCTTCGTCATTGAAGTAGTCAAGATTGTGCTGGAACTCCTGCTGGAGATAATGAATTTCCCCAGCGATATCATCGGTAATATCATGAATAATGCCTTACAAGCCTTAGATGATATTCAACAAGACCCCGTAGGCTTTCTACTCAACCTGCTCAGAGCAGTTAAAACAGGCTTTACTAACTTTTTCGACAATATCCTTCAGCATTTGCTCAGTGGCGTTACCGATTGGCTCTTTGGTCAAGTACGCAAAGCCGGGATTGAACCACCAACAGAAATTACCCTAGAGTCAATTTTGAATTTAGTATTGCAGGTACTAGGCGTTTCGATGGATCGGATCTGGTCGAAACTAGGCGATCGCATCGGTCAAGAAAATGTTGCCCGGATTCGCGGCGCAATTGACCGCCTATCAGGTATTTGGAACTTTGTCCGCGATGTCCAGCAACGAGGTATCGCCGCTATTTGGGAATACATCCAAACCCAAATTAGCAACCTGTGGAATATGGTACTAGAGCAAGTCCGCAGTTGGATTGTATCGCGCATCATTGATCGCGTCATCGCCAAAATTGTCAGTATGCTCGACCCCACAGGTATCATGGCTGTCGTCAACAGTTTCATTGCCTTCTTTAACGCAGTGCAATCGGCAATTGAGTACTTCCGCGAAATTTTAGAAATCGTAGACTCCTTCGTGGGGATGGTTGCCGAAATTGCCAGTGGTAGCATTGATCAAGCCGCACAGTTTTTAGAAAACCTACTAGCGCAAAGTTTACCAGTGGCGATCGGCTTTTTGGCTAATCAAGTGGGTTTAGGTAATATTGGCGACAAGTTACAAGAAATTATTGCCGGGATTCAGGGATTGATTGATCAGGCACTAGATTGGCTGATTGATCGGGCTGTGAATCTGGGACAGGGATTGCTTAACGCGATCGGACTTGGAGAAGATAATTTAGAAGAAACAACAGGTGAGCCAGATACACCAGAAAGTCAAGCTCTTAAACAAGAAGTTGCTCTCGCAGTACAACAAGCTTTTGCGGAAGAGCATACAGGTGCAGAGACAGAGAGTATTATCGCTAGAATCCGTTCTCAATTCCAGGCACAAGGATTAGACGACCTCTTTTTAGAACCAAACTCTAATGGAACTGGATTTATTCTGTATGCAAAAGCAAGTCCGAAGTATCCACTAGGCATATTCCAAAAAGAAGCAAATATGACACAAGCAGAAAGTGAACAAATGCTGCATTCAGCTATTCGTCTAACGTTAGTTGATTCTATAGGGTTTAATCGTCAAAATATTCCTTTGGTTGAATCCACTGAAAAGAACATTGGTAGAGGTGGTGAAGCGTGGCAACCTGAAAATCTTACGACAGAAATTCGTGCAGTTACCTGGAATACCTCTGGAGCAAATCGTCGAAACAATATCACTCATGCCGAACGTCAATTTATGAATTGGATTACTAATCCTAGTCAAGAAAACGTTTTACTAAAACTGAAAAAGCTGGAAATCCAAAATATTAATGAAAGTCCTTGTGGAGCTTGTTCAAATCAATTAGCCCATCTAATAAGAGAAATTAGAGAGAAACAAACATCCGCAGGGCAGGTTTATCTAGAAGAAGCACACCTTTACTGGACAAAACGCCATTTAGGTGAGTCACCAACCAGCGCTAGCGACATTACTATATTGCGAGCAAGCGGTTGGACTTTGCACGCCCCCCAAAATCAGTTACCGATCCAAGGAATCGAGGACAGTAACTTGCAAGAATTACCTGGAGTATTAGAGTATGAACCAGGATTTAATCCTAATGATAGAGCAGTCGTTATTCATCCACCTGCGAGTAGTAGTTCTAGGAGCGGTGGAGTAAGAACCAGGGTTTAA